One window of the Diospyros lotus cultivar Yz01 chromosome 12, ASM1463336v1, whole genome shotgun sequence genome contains the following:
- the LOC127787295 gene encoding 3-ketoacyl CoA thiolase 1, peroxisomal-like: MLKRTIACAFPNCTHCTEREREMERAINRQRVLLEHLRPSSSSFSSRQGLDSSLSASVCLSGDSAAYHRTAAFADDIVIVAAYRTAICKAKRGGFKDTFPDDLLASVLKAVIQKTNLNPKEVGDIVVGTVLAPGSERAIECRMAAFYAGFPETVPIRTVNRQCSSGLQAVADVAVSINAGLYDIGIAAGVESMTVDQISRPHKVNPRAQSFRQARDCLLPMGITSENVAEYYGVTRQEQDQAAVESHKRAAAATASGKFKDEIVPVSTKIVDPKTGEEKPVTISVDEGIRPNTNIADLAKLRPAFKKDGSTTAGNASQVSDGAGAVLLMKRSVAMQKGLPILGVFRSFAAAGVDPAVMGIGPAVAIPAAVKSAGLELNDIDLFEINEAFASQFVYCCKKLALDTEKVNVNGGAIALGHPLGATGARCVATLLNEMKRRGKGCRYGVISMCIGSGMGAAAVFQRGDSVDDFCNARVVSDNNLLSKDAH, translated from the exons atgcttaagagaacgaTAGCCTGTGCATTTCCGAATTGCACACActgcacagagagagagagagagatggagagagccATCAATAGACAGAGAGTTCTGCTGGAACATCTTcgtccctcttcttcttcattctcgtCTCGTCAAGGCCTGGATTCTTCCCTCTCT GCTTCGGTTTGTCTGTCCGGAGATAGCGCTGCTTATCATCGGACAGCTGCTTTTGCAGATGATATTGTAATTGTGGC TGCATACAGGACTGCCATTTGCAAAGCAAAACGTGGTGGTTTCAAGGATACCTTTCCGGATGATCTGCTTGCTTCTGTTCTGAAG GCAGTGATacagaaaacaaatttgaacCCTAAAGAGGTGGGAGATATAGTTGTTGGTACGGTTTTGGCACCGGGTTCAGAAAGAGCCATTGAATGCAGGATGGCTGCGTTCTACGCTGGTTTTCCTG AAACCGTACCCATCAGAACAGTCAATAGGCAATGCTCGTCTGGTCTCCAAGCAGTTGCTGATGTTGCCGTCTCCATAAACGCAGGACTTTATGATATAG GCATTGCTGCTGGAGTGGAATCCATGACAGTAGACCAGATTAGCAGGCCTCACAAAGTTAACCCACGT GCGCAGAGCTTTCGTCAAGCCCGAGATTGTCTTCTTCCCATGGGAATTACTTCTGAAAATGTTGCAGAATACTATGGTGTTACCAGGCAAGAGCAAGACCAGGCTGCT GTTGAATCTCACAAGCGCGCCGCTGCAGCAACCGCATCTggaaaattcaaagatgaaattGTTCCAGTTTCTACAAAG ATTGTCGATCCTAAAACTGGTGAGGAGAAGCCTGTTACCATTTCCGTGGATGAGGGAATTCGACCAAACACAAATATAGCAGATCTGGCAAAGTTGAGGCCTGCGTTCAAGAAGGATGGATCCACGACCGCTG GGAACGCCAGCCAGGTGAGTGATGGTGCCGGAGCAGTCCTACTCATGAAGAGAAGTGTCGCCATGCAGAAGGGACTTCCAATTCTTGGTGTGTTTAG GAGTTTTGCCGCTGCTGGGGTGGATCCTGCCGTCATGGGCATCGGCCCGGCCGTAGCGATTCCAGCTGCAGTGAAATCCGCTGGCCTTGAGCTCAATGACATTGACCTGTTTGAAATAAACGAG GCATTTGCATCCCAGTTTGTTTATTGCTGCAAGAAGCTGGCGCTTGACACTGAAAAAGTAAATGTCAATGGAGGTGCAATAGCTCTCGGGCATCCTTTGGGCGCTACAG GCGCCCGCTGTGTTGCAACCTTGTTGAATGAGATGAAACGTCGTGGCAAGGGCTGTCGATATGGTGTGATTTCTATGTGCATAG GCTCGGGCATGGGAGCTGCTGCTGTATTTCAAAGAGGTGACTCTGTTGATGACTTCTGCAATGCTCGAGTTGTCAGCGACAACAATCTGTTGTCAAAGGATGCCCATTAG